AAAGCTCGTCCATACAACTTATTGCCACGAGCCGCCGCATTTCCTTTTGTACAAATTGTGAGTTAGTATCCATTTCCAAAATTAGTTATCTTGAAGATACTTAATTTTGGCGTTTGATTGTTCTTTGAAGTTGCACTTTAGCGTGAGTTTAACTCACAAAGCAGGGCATCGTTAAATAAATTAAGAATTGGTTTTTAATTCGCTTCTTGAAGTCCTTGGCTGTCCCAATTTAAAAATCCACCTTCCATATCGTAGATTTCCTTAAAACCCATTTCTTTCATAATCTGGGCTGCCCGGGCACTTCTTTTTCCGCTTCGGCAGTATAGATAAACAGGTTCGTCTTTGTCTAACTTGGCTACTTTTTCCTTAAAATCATCGTCAGTAACACAAATATTTTGCGCTGTTTCTAAGTGATCTTCGCCATATTCCTCCTTGGTACGCACATCTATCAATTGCAAATTTTTGCTATTGCTAACTGCATCATATACTTCTTGAGGCGATATTACTTCAATACCATTTTGCGTATTGTTGTCTTTGCAAGCTGTGGTAAAAAGAAGCATCGCTAATCCAAAAACAAAAATTATCTTTTTCATAATATACTCAGATTTAATTATTTATTTCACCATTCCACTCCATAATTCCGCCCTTGAGATTATAGGCATTTTTTACGCCAACAGAATTCAGCAACATACAAGCTTGTCCGCTTCTACCACCCGAACGGCAGTAAACGTAGTAGCTTTTGTTGGGGTCTAATTCTTTAATCTTTTTTATAAATTCAGCACTATTATGAATATCCAATTGCAATGCCCCCGGAATGTAACCTTCCTCAAATTCGGCATCGGTACGCACATCCAAAATTACTGCGTTTTCGTCATTTTCGCACTGCTCGCACCATTGTTCTTGAGTTAAATCTGCCATATTTTAAATTTTTTAGCAAAAATAAGGAATCAAATATGAAGCGAAACTTAATTTCAAAAAATTATTATCATATTGTGAAATTTCAAGAAAAACCTTTTTATATTTGAACCCGAAACAATGAACACATTTACACAAAATATTTGGTGGTGGAAAAACTTACGGCAAATCTCGTGAGCGGAACACCTATGGTATAAAAATATACGAAAAGGCTTGTCAATCACGACAAGCCTTTTTTCATGCCCGCAACAGCCGACAATTCTCAAAATATAGTATTCTAAAAATGAAATATAACTTAAAAACACATTCAAAAAAACTATTGGCAGACACCCTCACGCCGGTTTCGGTGTATTTACGGTTACGCGATAAATTCCCGAACAGCCTACTTTTGGAAAGTAGCGATTACCACGCCAACGACAATAGTTTTAGCTATATCTGTTTCAATCCAATCGCATCAATTAAAGTTGAAAATGAAACCATAACACAAAAATTTCCGGATGGAAAATCAACCTGCATAGCTGTCTCCCCCATGGGGGGAGATGCCCAACGGGCAGAGGGAGACAAGGGGGACCGAGGGGATACTGTTCCAAAAATTTTAGACGAATTTGCCTCCTCTTTTTCAATAAAATATGTTGAGCCTTCCCCTCTTCGAGGGGATCGAGGGGGAGCTGGTCTTTTCGGCTTTATGGCCTTTGATGCCGTACGCTATTTTGAGGATATTTCGCTTTCAAAAAAAGAAGAAAATCTCGGAATGCCAGATCTGTATTACGCCGTTTACCAAAACATCATTGCGATAAACCATTTTAATAACGAAGCCTACATTTTTGCACATTGTTACAATTCCGAAAATAACATTGCGCAGATTGAACAGATTTTAAAGTCGAAGAATTTTGCCGAGTTTCCTTTTAAAAGAAATGGTCCGCGAAGTACAAATCTAAACGATGAAGATTTTAAAGATTTAGTGCGAAAATGTAAGGAGCATTGCCAACGCGGCGATGTATTTCAAATTGTGCCCAGCAAACGTTTTTCGCAGCAATTTACAGGTGATGAATTCAATGTTTACAGAGCTTTGCGAAGTGTAAACCCTTCCCCCTATCTTTTTTATTTCGACTACGGAAATTTTAAAATCTTTGGAAGTTCGCCCGAAGCACAATTGGTCGTAAAAGGAAATACAGCAGAAATTCATCCAATCGCAGGCACCTTCAAACGCACTGGGAACGATGAGCAGGATGCCGAGCTCGCCAAAAAACTTTCTGAGGACAAAAAGGAAAACAGCGAACACGTAATGCTCGTAGATCTGGCGCGAAACGATTTAAGCCGGCACGGTAGCGATGTTAACGTAGAAACCTACAGAGAGGTTCAATTTTTTTCGCACGTTATTCATTTGGTCAGCAAAGTTACGGCAACAAAAAATCCTGAAACTTCAACTATGCAGATTGTTGCAGACACTTTTCCAGCAGGAACTTTAAGCGGCGCCCCCAAACACAAAGCCCTGCAATTGCTGGAAAAATACGAAAACAGAAGTCGCGAATTTTACGGCGGCGCTATCGGTTTTATGGACTTTAGCGGTAATTTTAACCACGCAATAATCATCCGTTCCTTTGTGAGCAAAAACCATACATTGCATTATCAAGCGGGCGCTGGTGTAGTTTCAGAAAGCAATGAAGAAAATGAATTACAGGAAGTTTATAATAAACTCGGTGCTTTAACGAAAGCCCTTGAATTAGCAGAGAAAATAGCCCCCTAACCCCCGAAGGGGAAATTTAAACCCAATATAAATGAAAAGTAAAATGTTAAATAAAAAACCAAAACAAGCTCCCTTTCCCTTTGGGGAAGGGCTGGGGATGGGGATGAAAATATTAGTAATAGACAATTATGACAGTTTTGTTTACAATCTCGTCCATTATTTAGAAGAATTGGATTGCGAGGTTACTGTAAAACGAAACGATAAATTCACTTTGGAAGAAGTTGAAAATTACGATAAAATTTTGCTTTCCCCCGGTCCGGGTATTCCGGATGAAGCAGGTTTACTGAAGGAAGTGATTCAAAAATACGCAACCTCAAAACCAATTTTCGGCGTGTGTTTGGGGCAACAAGCAATCGGGGAAGTGTTCGGCGGGAAATTGGAAAACTTGAGCCAAGTTTTTCACGGTGTTGCAACAAAAGCAACAATAATTTCAGAAAACGAACCGCTTTTTAAGGGAATTGAAAAAGATTTTGAAATAGGTCGTTACCACAGTTGGGTGGTTTCCAAAGAAGATTTTCCGGAGGTTTTGGAAATTACCTCCGTAGATGAAAACGGACAGATAATGTCGCTCAGACATAAATTTTACAACGTATGCGGCGTGCAATTTCATCCCGAAAGTGTATTGACACCAATGGGAAAAATGATCGTTAAAAATTGGGTAGAAAGCTGAAAAAGTAGTGTTCAGTGTTCAGTAGTAGTATTCAGTAAAAACTTGGTGCCTTTGCGCCTTTGCGAGGAAAAAAATGAAACAAATTCTAGACAGATTAATAA
This region of Aequorivita marisscotiae genomic DNA includes:
- a CDS encoding rhodanese-like domain-containing protein; translation: MKKIIFVFGLAMLLFTTACKDNNTQNGIEVISPQEVYDAVSNSKNLQLIDVRTKEEYGEDHLETAQNICVTDDDFKEKVAKLDKDEPVYLYCRSGKRSARAAQIMKEMGFKEIYDMEGGFLNWDSQGLQEAN
- a CDS encoding rhodanese-like domain-containing protein, whose translation is MADLTQEQWCEQCENDENAVILDVRTDAEFEEGYIPGALQLDIHNSAEFIKKIKELDPNKSYYVYCRSGGRSGQACMLLNSVGVKNAYNLKGGIMEWNGEINN
- a CDS encoding anthranilate synthase component I family protein, which gives rise to MKYNLKTHSKKLLADTLTPVSVYLRLRDKFPNSLLLESSDYHANDNSFSYICFNPIASIKVENETITQKFPDGKSTCIAVSPMGGDAQRAEGDKGDRGDTVPKILDEFASSFSIKYVEPSPLRGDRGGAGLFGFMAFDAVRYFEDISLSKKEENLGMPDLYYAVYQNIIAINHFNNEAYIFAHCYNSENNIAQIEQILKSKNFAEFPFKRNGPRSTNLNDEDFKDLVRKCKEHCQRGDVFQIVPSKRFSQQFTGDEFNVYRALRSVNPSPYLFYFDYGNFKIFGSSPEAQLVVKGNTAEIHPIAGTFKRTGNDEQDAELAKKLSEDKKENSEHVMLVDLARNDLSRHGSDVNVETYREVQFFSHVIHLVSKVTATKNPETSTMQIVADTFPAGTLSGAPKHKALQLLEKYENRSREFYGGAIGFMDFSGNFNHAIIIRSFVSKNHTLHYQAGAGVVSESNEENELQEVYNKLGALTKALELAEKIAP
- a CDS encoding anthranilate synthase component II produces the protein MKILVIDNYDSFVYNLVHYLEELDCEVTVKRNDKFTLEEVENYDKILLSPGPGIPDEAGLLKEVIQKYATSKPIFGVCLGQQAIGEVFGGKLENLSQVFHGVATKATIISENEPLFKGIEKDFEIGRYHSWVVSKEDFPEVLEITSVDENGQIMSLRHKFYNVCGVQFHPESVLTPMGKMIVKNWVES